One Paenibacillus riograndensis SBR5 DNA segment encodes these proteins:
- a CDS encoding GNAT family N-acetyltransferase, with translation MELGIELVPKEQRHIISRLMQFYLYDFTRYLELEVDRDGAFPAYPGLEAYWNSGTNKFAYLFTVDDNIAGFALVDRLLRSSEGQFYMTEFFVMQKYRRSGVGTWAAHRLFDMFPGDWKVSQIRANTPARNFWHRVIGAYTGGEFKERFNPKQGNPSQYFSTLSINRVNK, from the coding sequence ATGGAACTTGGAATCGAGCTGGTTCCCAAAGAGCAGCGCCATATCATCAGCAGGCTGATGCAGTTTTATTTATATGACTTTACCCGCTACCTGGAGCTTGAGGTGGACCGTGACGGCGCCTTTCCGGCCTATCCCGGTCTGGAGGCTTACTGGAACAGCGGTACTAATAAATTCGCCTATTTGTTTACCGTCGACGATAATATTGCCGGATTTGCGCTGGTGGACAGGCTGCTTCGCAGTTCAGAGGGACAATTCTATATGACCGAGTTTTTTGTGATGCAAAAATACCGCCGCAGCGGAGTAGGCACATGGGCGGCTCACCGGCTGTTCGATATGTTCCCCGGCGACTGGAAGGTTTCGCAGATCCGGGCCAACACCCCTGCACGCAATTTTTGGCACCGGGTCATTGGTGCGTATACGGGCGGAGAATTCAAAGAACGCTTTAATCCCAAGCAAGGCAATCCCAGTCAATATTTCAGTACATTAAGTATTAACAGAGTGAATAAATAA